A genomic window from Triticum urartu cultivar G1812 chromosome 7, Tu2.1, whole genome shotgun sequence includes:
- the LOC125524356 gene encoding 50S ribosomal protein L19, chloroplastic-like, whose amino-acid sequence MQSLARTVCRAGTRATPLKLLDCAAPRVEQSFAEPLRPCNWIRQIVSPIIPHDGVQAYGFCTRALAVRGFSTVGAAEVSVEDEDSSSPMVEHPPRIKFKRPDKTARHIMNILNKEAVDKVRTERTIPDVQPGCIVQMRVQVPENKRRESTLKGIVIARRNAGIATTFRLRRLVAGVGVESVFPLYSPNIKEIKILDRKKVRRAKLYYLRDRMNALKK is encoded by the exons ATGCAGTCTTTGGCGCGGACAGTCTGTCGAGCCGGAACCCGTGCCACGCCTCTGAAGCTCCTGGATTGCGCAGCTCCTAGAGTTGAACAGTCGTTCGCGGAACCCCTGAGGCCTTGCAACTGGATTCGTCAAATTGTG AGTCCAATCATTCCACACGACGGTGTTCAGGCATATGGTTTCTGCACGAGGGCTTTGGCGGTGAGGGGGTTCTCGACAGTGGGAGCTGCCGAGGTTTCTGTTGAGGATGAAGATTCCAGCTCTCCCATGGTTGAGCACCCGCCGCGGATTAAGTTCAAGAGGCCCGACAAGACGGCCAGGCACATTATGAAT ATCTTAAACAAAGAGGCAGTCGACAAAGTTCGTACAGAGAGGACCATTCCTGATGTACAGCCTGGATGTATTGTTCAAATGAGAGTG CAAGTTCCTGAGAACAAGCGACGTGAGTCTACATTGAAAGGCATCGTCATAGCAAGGCGCAATGCTGGGATCGCTACGACTTTCAGATTGCGTAGATTAGTAGCTGGGGTTGGAGTTGAGTCTGTCTTTCCACT GTACTCGCCAAACATCAAAGAAATCAAGATCTTAGACAGGAAGAAAGTCAGGAGAGCAAAGCTGTATTACCTGAGGGACAGAATGAATGCACTCAAGAAATGA
- the LOC125520716 gene encoding F-box protein PP2-B10-like, whose protein sequence is MDTASTATAEEEVTRLEDLPESCLAHVLALTSPRDACRCAAVSPSFREAAESDAVWDRFLPPDYRAVLLRCCSGRPPPLSSKKDAYLRLSDGAVLVDGGDTAVWLARGSGAKCVALSARKLSLPWDDGEFSWRWTPHPRSRFAEVAQLVHCTGLDIYGRLPAAALTPATDYAAYLVFDVADEGHRGLSFPDQETTVAVGGRAASRHAVCLRPDDDEARKFRGMARADGGDDGVRQPALRDDRWSEIEMGRLRIDDAMAVKEEEEVMVSFEVLEWYPKRGLIVEAVKFRPV, encoded by the exons ATGGACACCGCTAGCACGGCGACGGCGGAGGAGGAGGTCACCCGCTTAGAAGACCTTCCGGAGAGCTGCCTGGCACACGTGCTGGCGCTCACCTCCCCGCGCGATGCCTGTCGCTGCGCCGCCGTGTCCCCTTCCTTCCGCGAGGCCGCCGAGTCCGACGCCGTCTGGGATCGCTTCCTCCCGCCCGACTACCGTGCGGTCCTCCTGCGCTGCTGCTCcggccgcccgccgccgctgTCATCCAAGAAGGACGCCTACCTCCGGCTTTCTGACGGCGCCGTCCTGGTCGACGGCGGCGACACGGCGGTGTGGCTGGCGAGGGGAAGCGGCGCCAAGTGCGTGGCGCTGTCAGCCAGGAAGCTGAGCCTGCCGTGGGACGACGGCGAGTTCAGCTGGAGATGGACGCCTCACCCTCGCTCCAG GTTCGCGGAGGTGGCGCAGCTGGTGCACTGCACCGGCCTGGACATCTACGGCCGGCTGCCGGCCGCCGCGCTGACGCCGGCGACCGACTACGCCGCGTACTTGGTGTTTGACGTGGCGGACGAAGGCCACCGCGGCCTGAGCTTCCCGGACCAGGAGACCACGGTGGCAGTCGGCGGGCGCGCGGCGTCGCGCCACGCCGTGTGCCTTCGCCCCGACGACGACGAGGCGCGCAAGTTCAGGGGCATGGCCCGTGCggacggcggcgacgacggggtGAGGCAGCCGGCGCTGCGTGACGACCGGTGGTCGGAGATTGAGATGGGACGGCTACGTATCGATGACGCCATGGCCGTgaaggaagaggaggaggtgATGGTGAGCTTCGAGGTGTTGGAGTGGTACCCCAAGCGCGGGCTTATTGTCGAGGCCGTCAAATTTAGGCCAGTttga